One region of Quercus lobata isolate SW786 chromosome 2, ValleyOak3.0 Primary Assembly, whole genome shotgun sequence genomic DNA includes:
- the LOC115977775 gene encoding 60S ribosomal protein L39-3 produces the protein MPSHKTFMIKKKLAKKMRQNRPIPHWIRMRTDNTIRYNAKRRHWRRTKLGF, from the exons atg CCGTCCCACAAGACCTTCATGATTAAGAAGAAGCTGGCGAAGAAGATGAGGCAGAATAGGCCTATCCCTCACTGGATCCGCATGAGGACTGACAACACCATCAG GTACAATGCAAAGCGCAGGCACTGGCGTCGCACCAAGCTTGGATTCTGA
- the LOC115974884 gene encoding aspartate aminotransferase, chloroplastic has product MTSTSTMLSLASAPPTASLSVHENLKGRLKLGGGSLSFNKEKANPFINTKSFSRISMVAAVKISRFEGVTMAPPDPILGVSEAFKADNDEKKLNLGVGAYRTEELQPYVLNVVKKAENLMVERGENKEYLPIEGLAAFNKATAELLFGASNPVIKEQRVATVQGLSGTGSLRLAAAMIERYFPGAKVLISSPTWGNHKNIFNDARVPWSEYRYYDPKTVGLDFDGMIADIKAAPEGSFVLLHGCAHNPTGIDPTPEQWEKIADVIQEKNHIPFFDVAYQGFASGSLDADAGSVRLFAARGMELLVAQSYSKNLGLYAERIGAINVVCTSADAAARVKSQLKRLARPMYSNPPIHGAKIVANVVGDPTLFNEWKAEMEMMAGRIKNVRQKLYDSLTAKDKSGKDWSFILKQIGMFSFTGLNKAQSDNMTNKWHVYMTKDGRISLAGLSLAKCEYLADAIIDSFHNVS; this is encoded by the exons ATGACTTCGACTTCGACGATGCTCTCTCTAGCTTCGGCCCCTCCAACTGCCTCACTTTCAGTTCATGAAAACCTGAAG GGAAGATTGAAGCTTGGAGGTGGTAGCTTGAGCTTCAACAAGGAGAAAGCCAATCCCTTTATTAACACAAAG TCTTTCAGTCGGATATCTATGGTTGCGGCAGTTAAGATCTCTCGTTTTGAAGGAGTAACGATGGCTCCTCCCGATCCAATTCTTGGAGTTTCTGAAGCTTTTAAAGCAGACAATGACGAAAAGAAGCTCAACCTTGGAGTTGGGGCCTATCGAACAGAGGAGCTACAACCTTATGTGCTGAATGTTGTTAAGAAG GCGGAGAATCTTATGGTGGAAAGGGGAGAAAACAAAGAG TATCTCCCAATCGAAGGCTTGGCTGCATTTAATAAGGCGACTGCGGAGTTGTTATTTGGAGCCAGCAACCCTGTAATAAAGGAACAAAGA GTGGCTACTGTTCAAGGTCTTTCAGGAACTGGTTCTCTTCGACTAGCTGCAGCGATGATCGAACGATATTTTCCTGGGGCAAAAGTTCTAATATCATCTCCAACTTGGG GAAATCACAAGAATATTTTCAATGATGCTAGAGTTCCATGGTCCGAATATCGATACTATGATCCAAAAACAGTTGGTTTGGACTTTGATGGGATGATAGCTGACATAAAG GCTGCCCCAGAAGGATCTTTTGTGTTACTTCATGGCTGTGCTCACAACCCAACTGGCATTGATCCAACACCTGAACAGTGGGAGAAAATTGCTGATGTCATTCAGGAGAAGAACCATATACCATTTTTTGACGTTGCATACCAG GGATTTGCTAGTGGAAGCCTTGATGCTGATGCAGGATCTGTGAGATTGTTTGCTGCGCGTGGGATGGAACTCCTGGTTGCCCAGTCATACAGTAAAAATTTGGGTCTTTATGCAGAAAGGATTGGAGCAATCAATGTTGTCTGCACATCAGCAGATGCAGCAGCAAG gGTAAAGAGCCAACTGAAAAGGCTTGCTCGACCGATGTACTCCAATCCTCCTATTCATGGGGCCAAAATTGTTGCCAATGTTGTTGGGGACCCAACTCTCTTCAACGAATGGAAAGCAGAAATGGAAATGATGGCTGGAAGGATAAAGAACGTGAGACAGAAACTATATGATAGCCTCACTGCAAAAGATAAGAGTGGAAAGGATTGGTCGTTTATACTTAAGCAGATTGGCATGTTCTCATTCACAGGCTTGAACAAAGCTCAG AGTGACAATATGACAAATAAGTGGCATGTGTACATGACAAAAGATGGAAGGATATCATTGGCTGGATTATCTTTGGCCAAATGCGAGTACCTTGCGGATGCCATCATTGATTCATTCCACAATGTCAGTTGA